A genomic stretch from Chiloscyllium plagiosum isolate BGI_BamShark_2017 chromosome 45, ASM401019v2, whole genome shotgun sequence includes:
- the LOC122543996 gene encoding neurexin-1-like, translating into MLGSDDFFYIGGSPSTADLPGSPVSNNFMGCLKDVVYKNNDFKLELSRLAKEGDSKMKVHGDLVFRCENVAALDPVTFEAPEAYIALPKWNTKKTGSVSFDFCTTEPNGLLLFSHGKRQHQKETRAERLQKVDYFAMELLDGFLFLLLDMGSGAIKIRATNKKVNDGEWCHVDFQRDGRSDGDFIRSV; encoded by the exons ATGTTGGGTTCCGATGACTTCTTCTACATCGGGGGGAGCCCGAGTACAGCAGACCTGCCTGGTTCACCCGTCAGCAACAACTTCATGGGGTGCCTGAAGGAC GTGGTTTACAAGAACAATGACTTTAAGCTGGAGCTGTCACGCCTGGCCAAGGAGGGGGACTCCAAGATGAAGGTGCACGGGGACCTGGTGTTCCGATGTGAGAACGTGGCTGCCCTGGACCCAGTGACCTTTGAAGCCCCCGAAGCGTACATCGCCCTCCCCAAGTGGAATACCAAGAAGACGGGCTCGGTCTCCTTTGATTTCTGTACCACGGAACCCAATGGTCTGCTCCTGTTCAGCCACGGCAAGAGGCAACACCAGAAGGAGACGCGTGCCGAGCGGCTCCAGAAGGTGGATTACTTTGCCATGGAGCTGTTGGACgggttcctgttcctgctcctggaCATGGGCTCGGGGGCCATCAAGATCCGCGCCACCAACAAAAAGGTCAacgatggggagtggtgccatgTCGACTTCCAGAGAGACGGCcgttcag ATGGTGATTTTATCAGATCAGTATAA